The Thermoflexus hugenholtzii JAD2 DNA segment TCGCCATCGCGGAGAACCTCTTGAACTGGACGCTGGGGGCTCCCTGGGCGCTGACGGCGCTGGGACGCCTGGGGGCCTCGGCGCTTCATGTCTTTAACAGCGCCCTGATGGGGTGGGCCTGGGGGATGCTCCGTCAGGGCCGTCCGGGCGCGGGCCTCGGCGCGTATCTCCTGGTCGTCCTGCTTCACAGCCTCTGGAACGCCGGGGCGCTGCTCCTGGGGATCGGCTTTCTGGCCCCGCTTCCCGACCAAATCCGGATCCTGAGCGCTCTCCCCTTGCTGATCGGGATGGGAGCGGTGGGGCTGGCGGTTCTCATCGGATTGGGATGGGCTCTGCCGGCGCTGGCGGGCGGAGAGGATCCGGTTGAACCGTCGGCAGGGAGATCATCGCAAGGAGGATGAAGGGGATGCAGGTCTGGCGGGAATGGCGGATGCGCTCCGCGCGGCTCCGGGCTTCCCTGGGGATCTCCGGGGAGGCCCGCGATCCGCATTTGCGGCGCAACTTCACGGTGGGGGTGATCAACGGCGCCCTGTTCATCTTCGCGGAGACGGTCCTGGATCCCAACCTGGTGCTGATCTGGTTCCTCTCCCGCCTGGGGGCGCCCAACCTCCTGCTGGCCCTGGTCTCCCCGATGCGGGACGGCCTATGGTTCCTGCCCCAGCTCTTCGTCTCCCGGCGGATGCGGCATCGCGTGTATTACATGGACCTGTATCGTCGCATGGCTTTCGTGCGAGCGGCAGGGGCCTTCGCCATGGCCCTGGGGATCTGGCTGGCCGCCCCGCATTCGACATGGATGCTGCTGGCCTTCTTCTTGCCTTATCTGGTGATCTCCCTCGCCTCCGGGATCTCCGGGCTGCCGTTTATGGAGATCGTGGGCAAGACCATCCCGCCCCGGCAGCGGGGCGTCTTCTTCGCCGCCCGCCTCTTCTTCGGAGGGCTGCTGGGCCTGGCGGCCAGCGGGCTGGTCCGCCTGCTCCTGGAGGAGCGCGCCGGGCTGCTCTTCCCCTCCAACGTGGTGTTGCTGTTCCTGATCTTCGCGGTCTTCACCTCCATCGGGATGGCGGTCTTCGCCATGGTGGTGGAGCCGCCCAGCCCGACCCGGGATGACCATGCCGCTCCGCTTCCCTGGCGAGAGGCCATCCGGGCCCTCTGGCGTCACCTCCCCTACCGGCTGTTCCTGGGGGCCCGGATGGCGTTGATGTGGGCGGCCATCGCCACCCCCTTCTTCACCGCCTACGCGGTCCGGGACCTGCGGATCCCGGACGCGGCCATCGGGATTTACCTGGGGTTGAACGTGGGGGCCTCCCTGCTTTCGAACTTGCTGTGGAGCTGGATCAGCGTCCGGTGGGGCCATCGGGCGGTGCTGGAAGGCGCCACCGCCTGCGGATTGGTCAGCGTCCTGTGGGCGTTGATGGTGGGGCCCTTGAGCGGGGCGCATCCGGGCCTGGCGGAGGCGTTGATGGCGCCGGTGTTCATCCTGAGCGGCGCCTACGCCTCCGGGGCGGCCATCGGCGGCCTCTCCCTGTTGCTGGAGATCGCCCCGGGCCACGATCGGCCCCTCACCATCGGCCTGACCAACACCCTGCTGGGCGTCGCCCTGCTTTCCACTGCTATGGGCGGCCTGATCGCCGACCTCATCGGCTACCGGGGGCTGTTCGCTCTCTCCTTCGGCTTCTACGCCCTGGCCCTGGCGCTGCTGTGGGGATTGCGGCGGGCGATGATGGCCTCCACGTGAGAGTCCGGGCGCCCGCCCCTCACTGCAAGCGCCACAGCTGAACGATCCCGCTGCGATAGCCCAGAGCCAGATACGCCCCGTCCGGTGAGAAGGCCAGGGCCCGCAGGGGATCCCCCGCCCGGCCCCAGTGGGCGCCGAGGGTCCCCTCCGGCATCGCCCACAGGCTCACCTCTCCTTCTTCGCTGCCCGCGGCAAGCCACCGGCCGTCGGGAGAGAAGGCCAGGGCCCGAACGGCCTTCGCCCCTGCCCGCAGGACGCGGCGCTCGGAGCCGGCGAGGGCGTCCCAGAGGCGCACCGTTCCATCCTCCGCCCCCACCGCCAGATACCGGCCGTCCGGGGAGAAGGCCACCGCATACAGCCGGAACGGATAGCGTCCCAGGACCCGGCGGCCGACGCCGTCGGCGGTCTCCCATCCCAAGAGGAGGGTCCCCTCTCCTCCCACGGAAGCGAGAAGCTGTCCGTCCGGGGAAAAGGCCACATCCCAGACCTCGGCGGCATGGCGGATCCTTGCACGTTCCATCCGTCGGTCCAGATCCCAGATCCGCGTCGTCCAATCCCACGAGGCGGAGGCCAGCCGCCGGCCGTCGGGGGAGAAGGTCACCGCCCGCACCGGCCCCCGGTGGCCGATCAAAATCCCTTCGAGGGACCAGTTCCCATCCGGGGCGCGCCGATAAAGCCGGATGGGTCCCTCGGCCAGGCCGACAGCCAGCCGATCGCCCTCCGGGGAGAACGCCAGGCTCAGGCCCTCGCCGCTTTGGAGCGGGATCGGGGGATCGGCGGGCCCGTCGCTTAGGGAGCGGAACCGCACGAGCGCGCCCTCCAGGAGGCCTAAAGCCGCCCCGTCCGGCGTGAAACCCAGACCCCACACAGGGAGCAGGCGGGGGAGGAAGCGATAGCGCTCCGCGCTGGTCGCAGCTTCCCGGATCTGCACGAAGGGCCCGATGAGCTCCGGGAAGTTCGGATCCACCTGCCCTTCCCCGCGCACCGCCAGCCATCGCCCGTTGGCGGAGAAGGCGAGCGCATGCACGCGGCGGATCCACGGCTCCGGCCCGACCGCCCAGCGCTCCCGCCCGCTTCGCAGATCCCGCAGAACCAGCATGGGCGGGCTTCCCTTCGCCCACGCCAGCGCGGTTCCATCCGGGGAGAAGGCCGCCGGCCCGGCAGGTTCGGACCACCGGATCCGGCCGCTGCCTCGTTCCACCAGATCCAGAAAGTCCGCATAGCGGATGAGCAGCCAGCGCCCATCTCCGGAGAGCTGAAGCGCGCGGATCCGGGCGGAGGGGCTCCGCCACAGGATCGCCTCCGCGCCGCCGCGCGGATCCCTCCGGCGGATCACGCCATCGCGCCCGCCAAGGATCCGCTCCCCCTCCGGGGTCCAGACCGGGGGGACCTCGGCGGGGAGGATCTCCCGCGCCCGACCGGTGGCGACCTCCACCTCCAGCAGGCCCGATGGGGAAGGACACGGGGGATCCTCCAGACCCGGCGGCGCCGGAGAGGGACAGGTGAACAACCGCTCCCCGTCCGGGGAGAACCCGAGCGGCCGGGCCCCTGGGACGCGACGGATCTCCCGGCCGGTGGCCGTTTCCAGCAGGCGCACCCATCCATCGGCGTGACCCACGGCCAGGATGGCGGGATCCGGGGAAGCGATCAGGCCTGTGCCGATCATCCCGGCGTCGGACCATTCCTCCCGCCGGGAGGGGATCCCCCAGGCTTTCAGCGTGCCGGTCTCCAGCCGACTGATGAGGCGCTCCCCATCCGCGGCGAAGGCCAGTTCGAGGACACGGGCCTCTGTGGTGAAGAACGCGAGAAGCCGCATGGAGGGGATGTGATAGACATACACCCGGTGGGAGGAGGCGAGGGCCAGCCATGGCCGGCGCGGGGACCAGGCCATCTGTAGCGGATAATCCCGAAACCCCCACTGGGCCTGGAGGGCGGGCTGAAGGGAGAGGGGAGTGGAGGGAAGGGTGGGGGCTGGAAGCGCAGGAAGAGGGGTGGGAGGGTTGCGCTCCGCAACTCCGGACACCTTCGGCGATGTCCGTTGACAGGAGGCCCCGCTCAGCGTCAGAATCAGCCCCAGGGCGATCACCCATCC contains these protein-coding regions:
- a CDS encoding MFS transporter, encoding MQVWREWRMRSARLRASLGISGEARDPHLRRNFTVGVINGALFIFAETVLDPNLVLIWFLSRLGAPNLLLALVSPMRDGLWFLPQLFVSRRMRHRVYYMDLYRRMAFVRAAGAFAMALGIWLAAPHSTWMLLAFFLPYLVISLASGISGLPFMEIVGKTIPPRQRGVFFAARLFFGGLLGLAASGLVRLLLEERAGLLFPSNVVLLFLIFAVFTSIGMAVFAMVVEPPSPTRDDHAAPLPWREAIRALWRHLPYRLFLGARMALMWAAIATPFFTAYAVRDLRIPDAAIGIYLGLNVGASLLSNLLWSWISVRWGHRAVLEGATACGLVSVLWALMVGPLSGAHPGLAEALMAPVFILSGAYASGAAIGGLSLLLEIAPGHDRPLTIGLTNTLLGVALLSTAMGGLIADLIGYRGLFALSFGFYALALALLWGLRRAMMAST
- a CDS encoding WD40 repeat domain-containing protein, with product MSFFRFGWVIALGLILTLSGASCQRTSPKVSGVAERNPPTPLPALPAPTLPSTPLSLQPALQAQWGFRDYPLQMAWSPRRPWLALASSHRVYVYHIPSMRLLAFFTTEARVLELAFAADGERLISRLETGTLKAWGIPSRREEWSDAGMIGTGLIASPDPAILAVGHADGWVRLLETATGREIRRVPGARPLGFSPDGERLFTCPSPAPPGLEDPPCPSPSGLLEVEVATGRAREILPAEVPPVWTPEGERILGGRDGVIRRRDPRGGAEAILWRSPSARIRALQLSGDGRWLLIRYADFLDLVERGSGRIRWSEPAGPAAFSPDGTALAWAKGSPPMLVLRDLRSGRERWAVGPEPWIRRVHALAFSANGRWLAVRGEGQVDPNFPELIGPFVQIREAATSAERYRFLPRLLPVWGLGFTPDGAALGLLEGALVRFRSLSDGPADPPIPLQSGEGLSLAFSPEGDRLAVGLAEGPIRLYRRAPDGNWSLEGILIGHRGPVRAVTFSPDGRRLASASWDWTTRIWDLDRRMERARIRHAAEVWDVAFSPDGQLLASVGGEGTLLLGWETADGVGRRVLGRYPFRLYAVAFSPDGRYLAVGAEDGTVRLWDALAGSERRVLRAGAKAVRALAFSPDGRWLAAGSEEGEVSLWAMPEGTLGAHWGRAGDPLRALAFSPDGAYLALGYRSGIVQLWRLQ